AGGATGAAGTGCATGCAAGATCCCCAATAGAGTTCCATGTATAAGGGGGTGAAAGAAAAGTGCATTGacattaaatttcattttattagttTAGGCTCAATCAAATTAATCCCCATGCATAGGGAAGTAAAACgatatattttcattaaatgtagaaatgacaaaaaaatcCTTAATTGTGTATGTTAGTAACATGTAGTGTGCTTAAGGAAATTCACAGGTCAAGGACCAAATTGAGAGAGGAGTTTGAATCAAAGAGCGGCTATACTACATATTGGGCAGAACTGACCAAACTGGAATAGAGGCATGGTGGCAGCTCTTCAACAAAATAGATCAATTTTCACTGTCAATTTTCTGGAAATGGGTAAATTTGCCACAGGAACTTCTGATTGGCAGCTGCTTTTAGTCTTGGGCTGTTAGTGATGCAAACAGTAAAGTTTTCAAAGTTTTCATGATTTGTGGTCGAGTTTTGATGTGGGGCTACCTTGGCATCTTTCATCATAGGTTACTTTAATTATCATGGACTCttaatattaagtatttttagTATAGAAAGTTGTTAGTTTAGTTTTAATAGTTTTACTAGAAtaagggcaatttggtaatttccAGATTTTTGGAATGGACTGTCCTTGGTTGTACTGAAGGCCCATGagtcttttttttatgttttcaatcCTTTTCCTATTTGGTTTAAacattcttatttcttttttgtttgttattagatttagtcttaaaaaaatgttttcaatcCCTTTCTAGGAAAGGATTTAACACTCGCCAACATAAGGCTTTATtgtagtaaataatatttatagagtttgattataataaaatttcagcATCTTATTTGAAGCTTTGAGGGTGTGGTTACCTTCTCGTACCTAAGTGTGAGTGCTAAGGAAAACCTAAGAGTGATTGTCCtagtgttttttctttctttatttcatgtTATTTTCATCGTTTTTTTAACAGCCAACAGCCATCAACCATTCAAGATCTCATCAAGAATCTAATTTAATGCTGAATTTCTAAAGACCCTACATCAGTTAGGATAAAGCTTAATGACAGTAGTAATATGGAAGAGAAAGAATACTACCTAGTCATCATAACATTGATGCATTGCTCATCCAAATATCTTATTACACCACATAGATATGGACTAATCAAAAAAACATGGGTACACCACATGGGCTACAGATGCTTTATTCTTTATCCCCTTTAATGTACATCAATGCATAGCTGACATAGGCTGCATATGCTTGGTGAATGAGCACATTAGGGGGACTGAGGAAAGTTGGTTCACTAGTCAAAGCATAACTGACCTAAGACTAAATCTAAATGACccaaatacattttttaagaCTAAAGTATCCTTTTGGCCCTTGAAGTTTTGGTTTGGTTTCATTTCAGCtatttacatttcaaaattttcattttgacccttcatgttttatttcattttcatattggCCATACCATCCACTTCAAttagtaatcttttttttttttgataagtattaGTAATCTAACCATCCATAATATGGTATTTTGCCCGCAATAACGAAATTACTACATTCCACAACATTATTGAGTTAGTATTTCATGAATAGTTAAATACAAAGGACACTTAATGATTAGATTACTAAAGGAAACAGATGGCAGGGCCAATATGAAAATGGAATCCAacattaaatagtaaaataaaaattttgaaacttaaaaggttaaaatgaaaacaacccCAAACTTTAAAGACCAAAAGTTATCAGTTAGTAACACATGTACCCTACCCAACGGATCTTGtacccacaacctcaccctgCACACTTTACAGTTACAAGGGAAGATgtgtcatttgagctagagctcatcaGCAACCCAAATACACTTTCGTCGGCAACTAAATAAGAGTTGCAACCAACTAACCAGTTCCCGGGCCATAACAATATAGACAAGAATACCCTTGTCATTcagtacaaaaaccaaatgaGTGCCCGTCAATCTCTGCACGTACCAAAATTACCCAAAGGGTAGCACAATCAGCTGGGCCTAGGAACCACTCAAAAATCTCTGCAAGTACCAAAACTATTTTCATTTGGTAGAGCTTCATTTGAACATCAAAACTTCTAGTACTAAAAGCCATgatttgatctataagaaaaGGTAGTCCCCACTATTTTGCAAAATCAGCGAcaataatataaagaataaaagtCCAACTCAATAAATTGCTTAAGGTGCTTACAGGATTCTAAGGACTATTTGTATATTGCAGGCATTATGCGTGAACATGAAGGTAGTAGTTAAAAAGGTAGTAAAAGCTGATACTATGTGACCTAGCTGATAAAAAGCAAAAGCAGTAATCCTTAAAATATTCAATCGAAATAGAAAAGATCTATAAGAAAACACATCACCGACTTTCCTTGAAGATTGACTTGAAATAGCTACCTGGTTAACAAAGACAGTATGCAGTAAACGGAAAGGAACAGAGGATGTGACTTCTGGAGTGCTCATATTTTGATCCATCAGGACAATGTTCTTATGAACCCACAAAGATTTCTGTGTGCAGACTACTTGATGGGACTGTTTAAGAATATATTCATCTTTCTGTATGATATCTTTCATTACAGTAAGCAGCTTATCCTGATCAATAGAATCAAATGCTTTTCGTACATCAGAAACGACAACAAATGCACCAGGCATGGTTGCCAACCTATTTTTCAGACCAATTAGAAATGGACATAACTTTCTGTAGACATCATTGTAATCAAAAACTGATGATCCCAGCTTCTTGGGCTCTTCCAACTGTATTCCTTTTAAGACAGCGTGTGTATCACGAAGAACAATATTTACAGACTTGAATTGATTATATATAACTTTCTTTCGACTAGATTTTCCTTTTCCACGCATTCCACATGATTGATTTTCCAAAGAGGATTTTAGTGTTGGCCTTCTTGATGATGCTTGTAGATTTGCCAGCATCCTCATTCCATTTCCTTTGGGACGAAGTCTTAGCTTCGAGAAACCAAATTTtctgtttttcataatatttcgAACAGTCACATCATCCAAGTCACGATAGCCCTGATCTTTCATGCAAGTGACAGCGCTATTTATCAGCTTCTCCCAAACTGATTTCCTATAATAATATAGATCTTGATTCCCACGCTCAGTTTCAGTGACATAGAAGTTTGCTTGCACCAGTGGTACTACTAGACTTGAAAAGAGCCAAAAGATCCAGCTTTCCAGAAGTTTATGTCTCAAAACATATGCGGCATCATCCAATCTTCTGGATCCCTTATGCATGTCAACACTCTCACCCATTGCATATTTTTGCGCTTGATTACTAAAGCAACATGAAAAATTTTGAGTTGATAGAAATGGGAACTCTGATACTTTTAACTTATGCATGCATTTCTTTAATGAGAACTTCTCAAATCTTCGTAGTTGAATAAACCGGGCAATATTTCTCCTTAACATTCTCCAGTTAGAGGGAGTTCCTAGAAATTCTGTAGGAACTATACTCCTAATCACTGCCCATATAAATGACACTACCTGACTTCTCAAGCAATAGCAAGTATTTGCTTCAAACAGAGGTTCAGTCTCCTCGCAATATGCAGTATTAAAACCATGAGATTTCTCAGGaacatttttctttgattcattcccctgaaatgaaaatttcagaAGTATTGTATTTTTCTTAGAGGAAGCAAGAAGTGATTAAATTAGAGAGATAGCTTAAAGGATGTGCAATACACAGTGCGCAATTCTATAATGAGCTCCCCTTTAATAAAGAACCGTCCACCACCCCgcctaaaaagaagaaagagaaaagaaaattgcataCTCAATTTCAGTTTCCACAATTATCCAGGCATGGATATTATGCACTAAGGCATTCAAAATGTATAGGAAACTGAGCAAGGTGTAACCTCATAATGTCAAATTCTGAATGCTAATTATGCCTTCACACAAATTATACACAACAAAATAGTCCCAATACTTACCTTAAAGCTGGTGCTAGATTTTCCAGTATCATTTAATTCTGGAACAGCACAATGCTTATCCAATAATCTCAGATGTTGGCAACACTGTGTCCTGCGTACGACCCTCTTAAACAACTTAACAAGTGAGTGGTACCTTCAGAACCAAAAACAAGCAGTTAAAGCAGAACCacccaccaaaaataaaaactgatctATTGGCATCAAGTGCAATTATTTATTGCCCTAATATGATCATAAACATGTCCATATTTTATATGTCAGTAAAATTTTTCATGTATTTGTGCTCTAAGACACAGTACGGCTTCCATCTGAAGAAGCTCATTTTAATGGTGACCATCATTTTATTCCATACTTTAGTCTAAAGTACGAACATTGGCTATAAGATTCAAGCACAAAGATACTTCACTGTGCCATTGTTGTCCCTTTTGACCTTAATCCCTTTCAGAGCCTTTAAACTGCAGTCCTGGTACTTGTTGAGCAAACATTGTCATTACTCATAATTGGAAGTTTGGAACTGTCTCATGCAAAAATCTCCTATTCTATCCAGCAAAGGAGCTATTTAACGGTTCCATATCTAAGAGCTTATAAGAACTATGTAATCAATATTATACGGTAAGAAGAAAATTGGATTGTAGAGATCAAATCATTAAACTGAAATTAACATGCATGCCACttcaaaaaacaataattgtgACCTGACAAATCAATAAAACCCTATCAGGTATCAtcatacaattaaaaaaatgttccacaaccaaaatataagaatatgCCACTTACATGCATGCTGATTTATTGACACAGAAGCTGCTACTCTGGCAGCTTGGCATTTCCTGAGTTGCATTTATTTCAGATAAGCCAAAGATATTGCCAATAAGAAACTTTGCACCAGCAATGTTGGGCTTTAGAGAATTTAGTATATCTGAAGATTATTAAGGTACTGTGTTCTTTTGCACCATAGAAAAAGCATGGCAGAAGCTCATAGCATCGCAAACTTTCAGGTCAAACTGTGTTTCTTTGGCAAATAAAATGCATAATTgcacaacaaaagaagaagtaaaaaaaaaacaaggggtATTGACAACCAAAGGACCATTAGTTGCTGATCATTCAGTCTATCAAGTCAGgtgaaaaaaatggaaatgaaagGCAATTTTATAATGGAGAGAGCACAAATTAGCTACATGTACATTAAAAATTGGACTAGAGGATACATTTTCCTGGAAACATTGATGAAGAACGTTCCATGTCATAAAACATTGATTTCCGGTTAACATAAGCCCCTTTGGCGACTACCAGGGGCTTAGGAGCTTGTGATACTGAAAAACAAGGCATCTGCAGAATAGATCATAtccaaaaggaaaatttttaaagttaaaaaataaataaaaaaacagtaAATATCAGGGAGAAATGTCTATCATTGCATTGAAAGAATCCAAATGTTCACTAGGAGGCATAAAGTGATTCGTTCTTCTTATGTGTATAGATCAACCAAAACTTAGTCTCACTGACAATCACATTTATCTCAGAATCTCCATGCCAATAAACACCATTCTAGCCATGTATGTGTTAATATTGATTATGGTACTGATATCTCCTAATTGATGTTCTACTTCCAGCTTCTGTTACTTTCTTGGAGATGCTCATTAACCAGAAGAGTAAGCTGTGACATACTGCATCTTGTTCTCATGCTCAAGCAGGCACCATGAGTAAATAGCCACAACTACCTGCTGAGATCGTTTGGCTGTATGTCTTATGTTCTCAGGGAGATTACTATTTCTGCACCTTAACCCTTTATTCTGATAATAGAAGGGCAATCACTATTAATCCAGACTTTCATAATGATAACACACTTTCATAACACAAAAGTGACACTGAGTTTGTCATatacaaaagaaagcaaaaaaggaAATCAATGTAGCTGTGAATGATTGAAATGTTTATATAAAACGTAATATACAAACTCCATTACCAAAATTCAATGGGATGATATCATGTCATGCTCCAAAAATCTTcgattacaatttacaaaactAACAGAGTTTGATGTTTAAAGTATTCCATAATGTGTTGAAGTACAGGTACAAAACAATTATCAATTCATGTGGGATCATTAATAAAAGTGTATCCATGCTAGGCACACAGAGcatatatctaaaaaaattctaGATCAAGCCACAATATTAGGTTTCATGTACCAAAAGAACCTTTCTCTTTCTATTAGTAAGTTACATGGGCATTTAGTGAGCCTTGAACCCTCAAACTCACCCTCCAACCATTATTGTGGGAAAAGGTAGTGCCATTGAGCTAGAGCTAATTGGTAGAATGGAACCCCTCCAACATATCAAACCAAAGTTGAACTTGACTGAAAGATCCTTCATAGGGAATCACCTTTTCACAACTATTTAAGCAAGAATTCACATCATCCTGGTGCCTCCCAGATACGCTATCTTTATCTGTAAGAATTGTTGCAGAAGAGGTCTTAATACTGGtttcttcaaaatttaaatGCCTTTGCTTTCTGTGACGCAGCCAACTAAATGGCCGTGAACGCTTTCTAGACTTTGCTGCTATCTGATTTGAGCTTTCTTGAAGTTCCTCATTTGAATCCCCTTCAGTATTATTGGTACCAGTTCCAATAATTGGTGTTGCTTCTTCCAATAAAATCGTTTGAGAACACTTGTTTCCAGGAAGCCGACTAAATGATCCTGAACAATGCCTAACATTGGAGCCAACACAGTCTAATGAAGTTGATGGATCAACACCAGAAAAACTACTGAATTTCTGTATTTCTAACATTGAGTTAGCATTGTCAACTAAAGCCCTTTTCTTGTTGGATCCTGAGAAAAGTTGGGACAAAATCACCATTTGGACTCCTATCAATCTTTAAGAAATGACATGTTATATATGACTGAACTATCTAATGCAAATACAATAACcacaaaagaacaagaaaagggaaagatCTATTAGAAATGAACGTCCACAAAATGATGGGACAGGTCAGGTAAGAAAAGACCAAGAAAGAAGCAGGCCTAAAGTCAGAAAGAGGCTACCAAGCAGAGGATTAAAGTATCAAAGACTATGACGGGTACATTTTATCCCGTACAACAGAAAtgcttaaactttaaaaaagaaaggcaatatGTAACTTCAGattctatttattatttatttaaattgtaaaattgatGTGGCTGTGTATAATTATCCGATTGTATTAGAGTGTTCTAATGTGAACATGGTCGCattaactattttatttaaatttaaaatcatttgCATTCACCAACCATTAGTTCTGCATTggatatttcaataaatttcattttaaaatcatTGTGTGTGTAGTAACATTACCAAAACATGTTTACAGAACTTGTAGAAGTAGTGAAATTTAGAAAGTCTTCATTAGTCATTACCACATTTATCAAGTGAAGTAGGTTGATCCTGAGACTCCAATGTTTGGTTGGAAAAATCGAGGCATAAATCACTTATGGGAGGACCTGATACTTGATAATGCTTCTTACAAGGAACTGGCAAAAATATTGATGTGTACTTTAAAAGATAAAGCATGACATCATCCCCAACCTGCATAAATGCAAGTTTCACCTTATTTCAGTAATTAGTACAAAAACCATAGTAAACATGAGTAGTCATTGATTAGATGTTagttaaagaagaagaagggaaaaaaaaaaagtacccttTGTAAGAGAAGACACCAAGCTGGAGAGCATAGAAGTTCCATAATTGGGGTTGAATGATTACtctgtaaataaaaaaatgaggaaacctactgtaaaaataataaaaaaccgcCAACCCCATTTGCCAAAAAAGGTAGATAGCAACATAGTAAGCACAATACTAAGTAAAGAAAGCCTGCCTTATCATAACCATTGCAAATAACATTAGAGGACATGGGTTGCTCAGAAATCAGCATTTCAATGGTCCTTTGCACAATCTGAAAGCATAATGAGTAAACTATTATTCTAAAGAGTGAGTGAGTTTGTGTAGTGTATATAATGTAGGtagataagagagagagagagacctgagaTTGGGACCAGCGAGAGTGAGGGTTGAAATGCGAGAGAGGAGGCGCATTTTCAGAGAGCACAAGGAAGCATTGATTCAAGAGCTTCCGGTACTGTAGGGGGTCCTTGTCTCTCACCAATAACGACATCGCTTTTTCGGAAGAAGGCAGCAGCAGCGATTCGATTGTGCACTCCAGACTCTGCGCGCGCTTGCGGAATAGCCGCCATAGCACCTCCGGAACCCTCTTCCGTTTCTTATTACCCATTTTTTTACcaacaccaaaatcaaaagagaaggaaatattttttatgcttgccGCTTCACTGCctcaaattcaaatcaaatgtAATGGGTAAAGTATTTCAATCTTAAATACATTAGTAAAATACGGTAGCGTTTGATACTGTAAATATACGGAAGGGTTTAATTCGGCATCTTTTTAAAAAGTACATTTCAAAAAATCGGCATTAAAATATGGAGACTGAGAAAGAATGCTATGAGTATAATACGAGtatattacatttatttatttttttaaaatcgtAACAAAAATACAGAAACATATATCTATACTTCTTAAAGATAAAAGCAATAGTTTTTATATCGTGACCTTTATCTCTTGCCAAGTGTGATTTAATCCTTAGAACATCccaactaaattaattttttttagaatgatgctaagattattacaaattttactatatggATCTAACAAATTGATGTATCaactattataaatttataaacacTCAtatctttgtttatatatatatatataaagcaccgcttttttaaaaaataaaaaaaaaacacccataacttttttaaaaaaaatttcttaaaagcAAAAActcatttctattattttattgtaaaatgacATTAATCACATTCAATGTCACATTAACTTGTACACTTTTTATACTAAAACttgtaataattttaacattttttaagaaCTAACAATGGTTATTTTGTAagcttctatttttatttttcggTTTACaactttaataaaatagatatattaaacattttttttaaaatcaaataagaaatatattaaaagtttGATTGGAATGCATTtctaaaagtgttttttttttaacacaacaGAACTTTCAAGCAAAACCATTATATATCGTGTTTTACTTTTGATGCCTAAAGCCAACCGTTTTCATTAGGAAAGTTACTTTTTAACAAGCTGTATCTTCTATCAAGCCGTACTAAACAAGCTGATATATACCTGTTCCGTTACAAACATTTATTATACTTTCAGCCTCAAATTAACGCGTATAGTTCCATATCATTACCAATattaggggtgtccacgggtcggtctgggtcgggtttgtgcccaacccgcgACCAACCCGACCAAGTCGAGTTCCAGAGTTTCAGACCCGCCGCCAACCAGTCAGAAAATCGGATCGGATCGGACGATTCTTGCCGAAAAGTGGTCGGGTCTCGGTCGGGGTTGATTATTTGCAAACAGCGAGAATCCAGctaagaaaatatgaaaaacgcAGAATCCGgcgaaattttttttgaaaaacattagAAATGTGGCCAGATCTCGCTAGATCCAGCAAGATCTTGGCTAGATCTAGCGAAATCTTGCCGGATCTAGCTTAAATCTTcccaaaaaatctcaaaactcgccggatctacccaaaaaaatctcaaaactcgCTAGGAAAATGATGGGTCGGTCGGATCGGGTTGAACGGATTTGAGAGAAGGAGATCCGATCTCCGACCCGTTGATCTCGGATTTTGGAGAATCAAAACCATCGCCGACCGCCGGAGCAGTCAATTCAGTCGGCAGCGGGTCGGGTTTGGTCGGCGGCATTGGGTGGGTCGGTTCCTGCTGGTCTTTGGACAGCCCTAACCAATATGACTGGAGACGTGAGTCTTTTTATAGATTACGAACGTACGCGATCAATACGTGTATCTTACGCATAAAAACTAACTAGACTTTGGTCTATAAGAGAATGTACAAACATGGTTTGAatactctttattattatgtCATCTAATAAAGACACCAATTAATACTAATCTTATCGCACTTGCTCCGCATGtgcaacaaaatatttttatttatttattttgagtttaatataattttttcaatttgaatttatctattattagtGAGGTTACACAAGAATGAAtgtttaaaaaactaaaatttaaaattaagtaactATTGGGTTTAGTGTGCgctatttttaggaaaaaaatgtatgtaagatatatttaagagaaatactatgtccacaataattttacaacattttcacaacaaatcttatgtgGCAGGTTATTATTTGCTATTGCTAGTGGATAAGAAAGTAATTTCAGtatttgatttaaatttaaaacctGTAATAACCTGCTaattaggatttgttgtgaaaatattgtggacgtaatagttttttttttggaaacattaTGGACGTAATAGTTATTTTAATAGAGAATGTgctaattttaagaaaaaaaagtttctctaatagtttttttttttataattttgttgaattacaattttaacccaattttttatttttttatgaataaggattatctaattagattagaggtatttttaacattttttaaagtcataactaactttctgaatctttttaatatataaagattttttacagctttttatatttcctataaaagtaaTGTCAATACTATCCTATTATGATTTATTAACGATTGCCCTAAGATGTTtctcagggaaaaaaaatttgccctaAAGACATTCGTTAACATGAAccatattattttgatatataatcaaataatttttaatttttaatttcaaaaggaaaattcttaaatattttCGGAAtttagtgaaatggtgctccctcttCTTACATTCACGGTGGACCCGCCATGAATATGAGAGGAGGGGGCACCATATTTGATACTCTAAGAGCATCTAAGAATTACTCATTTCAAAACTTTACATTAATTATAATGATTACCAATAATTTATTTACAAGAAATTACCaatatgtttaacaaattattaacataacaatatttgaaaaattgccccaagaacagttaaacatttcaaacaaaaataaaaggtttcaaactttcaataaaaaaaaatcttaatttcatGAGTCATGAGAGctattattaatgttttttaaagaaaaaaagagaaaaagttaaCGAATGTCTTAAGGCATTGGTTTagagaatatttttaaaagatttttatgagaaaataaaaaagtaattgattttttttttcagttttttatatttcctgtCAAAgtggtataaatttttttctaaaattgtttattaacaaatacCCTAAAAGTAACCATTAACCAaacactaagaaaaaaaaaaaaactcatttccAAAAAATCAAATCCTCAACCCAAAGTGTCAGATTCTTTTCCCCCATCAAATAGAGAAATGCTAGGGACACTTATTCTCATAATCGGGGATCGATATGGCAGTAGCCAACGATGGTGGTTGGCCATTGGAAATCGGAACGTTAGTGGGGggtgtggtggtggttggataCTTGGGTGGCGGATAGTAGGGGTAGGGAATGGAAGGTAGGTTGATAAGTTTTAGCGATGAagctaaaaatagtttataaaaaatgaaagcaTAAACTAATTTTTGCCATAAGTGCCTTCATTTTACGAtcaatagaagaaaaaaaaaatttaagttgacCACCATTTTTAGTCTTACCAAATACTTGTAAatgtggaaaatatttttcataattcaatttttgttgaatCAAACACACCTTTAATCTAAAATGATACCACATCATCAGCTTtatcaaaatctaataattgATAAACATGTGTGCAAAATAATCATATAAGGCATTTAACCACTATTATTAGGGGTGATTATTTTTGTGCACATGTTTAtcatttattagattttaataCAGATGAAGTGGtattattttatatcaaatatataCCTTCTCAATGTTTATACTTTAGAGACGTAAAAAATTTGATACATACTAATGTGACAGATTGTTagtaatcaataaaaaaaaaatcatgttagTGGTAAACTCAAATGAGAACAAGTGAAAGATTATTAAatcaaaaagtacaaaaaaataaaataaaaaatcaaattttgtgtgCATGTAACATTATTCTAAGGGGATGTTTGGTTCGTTGTGATATTACATTACGCTATAATATTAAGTTATTGTAATCTTATATTAATGTAATCTCAATACAagaatacaatatttttttttttaggaaggtGATGAAATTAagatgatatgatatattttgtaattttaaattatggtaatgttagaaaaaataaaataaactaaaaacattaATATCACATCATCGTAATGTGCATCATATCAAAAACACATCACAACAAACCAAACGTCTCCTAAGGGTATGAACATTTGGTTTATCTCGCCCTGATTGCACTAGTCTACTTCAATAGCACTGAAATATATGGCTAACCTAACATGGTCTTTGACTTTTGTTGCAATCTGTGCAACAAAAGTCAAAGACCGTGTTAGGTTAGCCACATGTTTCAATGGTATTAAAGTAGACTAGTGTAACGTTGCAATCAAGGTGAGCTAAATGGAATGGTTAGAGTAATGTTATATACatacaaaatttgattatttacctgtttatttatactttttgaaattgacaaacttttactagttttcattTGAGTCTACTAATAACATTATATCTTTACCGATCTCTAACAACCGTCACATTAGTAGGTGTCAAATTTTgtctctaaagtctaaactttTAGAAAGTATTAGGTATCAAATAATACCATTTAAACCatattaaaatcaataaatgaGAAATATATGTACACAAATAGTTACCCAATGACACCCCACGAGTAGTGGTAAAATGCTAATATAATCATTTAATCAACCCCCAAAATGTTTATAgaataatattttcatatttttaaagataattttta
This genomic stretch from Castanea sativa cultivar Marrone di Chiusa Pesio chromosome 1, ASM4071231v1 harbors:
- the LOC142605367 gene encoding telomerase reverse transcriptase-like; protein product: MGNKKRKRVPEVLWRLFRKRAQSLECTIESLLLPSSEKAMSLLVRDKDPLQYRKLLNQCFLVLSENAPPLSHFNPHSRWSQSQIVQRTIEMLISEQPMSSNVICNGYDKSNHSTPIMELLCSPAWCLLLQRVGDDVMLYLLKYTSIFLPVPCKKHYQVSGPPISDLCLDFSNQTLESQDQPTSLDKCGSNKKRALVDNANSMLEIQKFSSFSGVDPSTSLDCVGSNVRHCSGSFSRLPGNKCSQTILLEEATPIIGTGTNNTEGDSNEELQESSNQIAAKSRKRSRPFSWLRHRKQRHLNFEETSIKTSSATILTDKDSVSGRHQDDVNSCLNSCEKMPCFSVSQAPKPLVVAKGAYVNRKSMFYDMERSSSMFPGKYILNSLKPNIAGAKFLIGNIFGLSEINATQEMPSCQSSSFCVNKSACMYHSLVKLFKRVVRRTQCCQHLRLLDKHCAVPELNDTGKSSTSFKGNESKKNVPEKSHGFNTAYCEETEPLFEANTCYCLRSQVVSFIWAVIRSIVPTEFLGTPSNWRMLRRNIARFIQLRRFEKFSLKKCMHKLKVSEFPFLSTQNFSCCFSNQAQKYAMGESVDMHKGSRRLDDAAYVLRHKLLESWIFWLFSSLVVPLVQANFYVTETERGNQDLYYYRKSVWEKLINSAVTCMKDQGYRDLDDVTVRNIMKNRKFGFSKLRLRPKGNGMRMLANLQASSRRPTLKSSLENQSCGMRGKGKSSRKKVIYNQFKSVNIVLRDTHAVLKGIQLEEPKKLGSSVFDYNDVYRKLCPFLIGLKNRLATMPGAFVVVSDVRKAFDSIDQDKLLTVMKDIIQKDEYILKQSHQVVCTQKSLWVHKNIVLMDQNMSTPEVTSSVPFRLLHTVFVNQEWSRHVKKEELFFILKEHVKYNVLQFDKKFFMQGVGIPQGSALSPLLCSLYYGHLERNLIIPFLEKTSEGASKDISRRHISMDASAEESSGDRYILLRFIDDFLFISTSKKQAASFFSRLQRGFREYNCYMNDDKFSLNFDIGQLSGILSSRAYLGEDGISFLRWSGLLLNCCTLEVQADYTKYLNNHLSSTLTVSWQGKPGRHLKAKLCSFMRPKCHPIFFDSNINSAAVIRLNIYQAFLVCAMKFHCYVCDLSYIYKLRAGFYLYIIERSLRYMYKLIKKRMRSAFRNSDVLPILQLEEEEVEWLGLYAYIQVLKRKESRHKQLLSSLRCKLEHTIPTSVPLPPQLKYAVDASHSSLIWKIKY